A single window of Oenanthe melanoleuca isolate GR-GAL-2019-014 unplaced genomic scaffold, OMel1.0 S001, whole genome shotgun sequence DNA harbors:
- the LOC130266147 gene encoding olfactory receptor 14J1-like, producing MSNSSSISHFLLLPLANTRQLQLLHFCLFLGISLAALLGNGLIISAIACGHHLHTPMFVFLLNLALTDLGSICTTVPKAMHNSLWDTRNISYSGCAAQLFFFLFFISAEFYLLTIMCYDRYVSICKLLHYGTLLGSRACAHMAAAAWASGFLNALLHTANTFSLPLCRGNVLGQFFCEIPHILKLSCSKFYLRELGLLTVTACLSLGCFMFNVFSYVQIFRAVLSIPSEQGRHKAFSTCLPHLAVVSLFISIAAFAYLKPPSISSPSLDLSLSVLYSVMPPALNPLIYSLRNQELKASMRTMMIVLFQKK from the coding sequence atgtccaacagcagctccatcagccacttcctcctgctgccattggcaaacacgcggcagctgcagctcctgcacttctgcctcttcctgggcatctccctggctgccctcctgggcaacggcctcatcatcagcgccatagcctgcggccaccacctgcacacccccatgttcgtcttcctgctcaacctggccctcactgacctgggctccatctgcaccactgtgcccaaagccatgcacaattccctctgggacaccaggaacatctcctactcaggatgtgctgcccagctttttttctttctgttcttcatctCAGCAGAGTTTTAtctcctgaccatcatgtgctacgaccgctacgtgtccatctgcaaactcctgcactacgggaccctcctgggcagcagagcttgtgcccacatggcagcagctgcctgggccagtggctttctcaatgctctgctgcacaccgccaatacattttccctgcccctgtgccggGGAAATGTCCTGGGCCAGTTTTTTtgtgaaatcccacacatcctcaagctctcctgctccaaatTCTATCTCAGGGAACTTGGGCTCCTTACTGTTACTGCCTGTTTATCACTTGGTTGTTTTATGTTCaatgttttctcctatgtgcagatcttcagggctgtaCTGAGCATCCCCTCTGAACAGGGACGGCataaagccttttccacctgcctccctcacctggctgtggtctctcTTTTCATCAGCATTGCAGCATTTGCTTacctgaagcccccctccatctcgtctccatccctggatctgtccctgtcagttctgtactcggtgatgcctccagccctgaatccactcatctacagcctgaggaaccaggaaCTCAAGGCTTCAATGAGGACAATGATGATTGTATTGTTCCAGAAAAAGTAA